In Mastacembelus armatus chromosome 5, fMasArm1.2, whole genome shotgun sequence, a single genomic region encodes these proteins:
- the LOC113130224 gene encoding hyaluronidase-4-like, translated as MTSFHSEVLLLLSLISLTSGLHVETSSFSQMPFIIVWNAPTANCLTQYGVDLDLKMFNIVHNQNQTFTGENITIFYEDKLGLYPRYSNQGVAINGGVPQNSSLNDHLRVASANIRTYIPSSNFHGLAVVDWESWRPLWDRNWDTKQVYSEASRALVSAKHPDWSPAQVDVEAQVQFEEAGTKFMEETLKLGKKERPNGLWGYYDYPSCYNYYSSESENYTGECPAVEIQRNNELFWLWNISSALYPNIYLSPDLQDLGNEVPQYTRHRILEAMRVRALVAPPVRPVYPYARIAYTYTLEFLSQEHLVYTIGESAALGSAGVVLWGDSTFSKSQESCSDINQYLRGPLSAYLLNVSTAAELCSQTLCGSHGRCLRKNPDSGVYLHLNPLTHSIISQGGKLTVTGELGEAEKRSFQTDFKCQCFSGYEGEDCRNGIATQITPSALQCVTFLIISLLLVRAA; from the exons ATGACTTCCTTTCATTCTGAGGTTCTTCTGCTTCTTAGTCTGATCAGCCTTACTTCAGGGCTGCATGTGGAAACGTCATCTTTTTCCCAGATGCCTTTCATTATTGTATGGAATGCCCCTACTGCCAACTGCCTTACCCAATATGGTGTGGACCTCGACTTGAAAATGTTCAACATTGTTCACAATCAAAACCAAACCTTTACAGGTGAAAACATAACCATCTTTTATGAAGACAAGCTTGGTCTGTATCCTAGATATTCCAATCAAGGAGTAGCTATTAATGGTGGAGTTCCACAGAACTCCAGTCTTAATGATCACCTAAGAGTCGCCTCTGCAAATATCAGGACTTATATTCCTAGCAGTAATTTCCATGGACTGGCTGTGGTGGACTGGGAGAGTTGGAGACCTCTGTGGGATAGAAACTGGGATACTAAGCAAGTGTACTCGGAAGCGTCAAGAGCACTGGTGAGTGCAAAGCATCCGGACTGGAGCCCTGCACAGGTAGACGTTGAAGCCCAGGTGCAGTTTGAAGAAGCAGGGACAAAATTCATGGAGGAAACTCTGAAACTGGGGAAGAAGGAAAGACCAAATGGGTTGTGGGGCTACTACGATTACCCCAGCTGCTACAATTACTACAGTTCCGAAAGCGAAAACTACACAGGGGAGTGTCCTGCTGTTGAGATACAGAGGAACAATGAGCTATTCTGGCTGTGGAACATCTCATCTGCTCTGTATCCAAACATCTACCTTAGCCCTGACCTGCAAGACCTCGGCAATGAAGTGCCGCAGTACACTCGCCACCGCATCCTGGAGGCCATGAGAGTAAGGGCTCTGGTGGCCCCACCAGTACGGCCTGTGTACCCCTACGCTCGCATTGCCTACACCTACACATTAGAGTTCCTTTCCCAG GAGCATCTGGTCTACACCATTGGCGAAAGTGCTGCTTTAGGTTCCGCAGGGGTGGTGCTGTGGGGCGACAGCACTTTCTCCAAATCTCAG gaATCCTGCTCTGACATTAATCAGTATCTGCGGGGTCCGCTGAGTGCATACCTCCTCAACgtttccacagcagcagagttATGCAGCCAGACCTTGTGCGGATCTCACGGCCGCTGTCTACGCAAAAATCCAGACAGTGGTGTTTACTTGCACCTAAACCCCCTCACCCACTCTATCATCAGTCAGGGCGGCAAGCTGACAGTCACTGGTGAGCTTGGGGAAGCAGAGAAGAGAAGTTTTCAAACAGACTTTAAATGCCAGTGCTTCAGTGGCTATGAGGGAGAGGATTGCAGAAATGGAATAGCAACCCAAATCACACCGTCAGCACTGCAGTGTGTGACCTTCCTGATTATCTCTCTGCTCCTTGTTAGGGCAGCATAA